Proteins found in one Fulvitalea axinellae genomic segment:
- the infB gene encoding translation initiation factor IF-2: MAEGKMMRLNQVARKLNVGTSTIVDFLRGKGHGVENKPNTKISPEQFSLLRKEFASSAMDKEEASGLRIGKSHAPDVVIKNDTPSKPAKKQEEEEELLIKSVGSSSSKQKKPAQDTTDADKASRTQDKPKKEEERIEAPKLKGIKVLGKVDLDAKPASKPAEEKRQPAKSEQKSSAEKPVKAEPAKAKKPEETKPKKSDNRPVKAQEPPVAEKPAQKPATTRQEPPKPKPEKKQSPEQPKAPETSGEVAKTPDKVKEKVQPVATEEEKVSTKEEAKEGQELIEAKADQLKGLTVLGKIELPSEKKGKKKPVASSDENKNRKKRRQRKRISKPGDNKQGNNANADNKGGADNKGRDNNNGGRQQGNGGNAGGNRGGGNRGGRGNFQGGQGGRRGPGGQGGPGGARRRGPGGRRQQTPQTAELTDKQIQEQIKQTLAKLSGGGPKKGGRGAASRSKYRKDKRDRRAEAHEERMLQEEKDARVLQVTEFISASDLASLMDVSVNDIISTCMSMGMFVSINQRLDAESISLIADEFGFDVNFNSAEDEIDVEEVEDKEDELIPRAPIVTIMGHVDHGKTSLLDYIRSAKVIDTEAGGITQHIGAYDVMTDSGKRVAFLDTPGHEAFTAMRARGAKVTDVVVIVVAADDNVMPQTKEAINHAQVAGVPIVIAINKVDKPNANPEKIREELANINLLVEDWGGKYQCQEISAKTGQGVDDLLEKILLEAEVLELTANPDKKAVGTVVEASLDKGRGYVATMLVQGGTLKVGDVMLAGQHFGKVKAMFDHLGTRLQEAPPATPVQVLGLDGAPQAGDRFNVMETDREAREIANKREQIIREQSIRTKKHITLDEIGRRLAIGSFKELNVIVKGDVDGSVEALSDSLLKLSTEEVQVNIIHKAVGQISESDVLLASASDAIVIGFQVRPSMGARKLAEQEQIEIRLYSIIYDAINELKDAMEGMLDPEMEEVITGNIEVREVFKISKVGTVAGCYVTEGFIKRNNQIRLIRDGIVTYTGDIGQLKRFKDDVSEVKNNYECGLSIKNFNDIKVGDVIEGFEMKEVKRKL, translated from the coding sequence ATGGCAGAAGGAAAAATGATGCGGCTGAACCAAGTGGCTCGGAAGCTTAATGTTGGGACGTCAACCATAGTGGATTTCTTGCGGGGGAAAGGCCACGGGGTAGAGAATAAACCGAACACTAAGATCTCGCCGGAACAGTTTTCATTGTTGCGCAAGGAGTTCGCTTCTTCGGCGATGGATAAGGAAGAGGCTTCCGGATTGAGAATTGGCAAAAGCCATGCGCCTGACGTGGTGATCAAAAACGACACTCCATCCAAGCCTGCCAAAAAGCAGGAGGAAGAGGAGGAACTTTTGATCAAAAGCGTAGGATCTTCATCTTCGAAACAGAAGAAACCCGCACAGGACACTACTGATGCGGATAAAGCCAGCCGTACTCAAGACAAGCCGAAAAAAGAAGAGGAGCGTATTGAGGCTCCGAAGCTTAAAGGAATAAAAGTTTTGGGCAAGGTTGATTTGGACGCCAAGCCGGCGTCTAAGCCAGCGGAAGAGAAAAGGCAACCCGCCAAGTCTGAGCAAAAAAGCTCTGCCGAGAAGCCTGTAAAGGCGGAGCCTGCTAAAGCTAAAAAGCCTGAAGAAACAAAGCCTAAAAAGTCTGATAATCGGCCAGTGAAAGCCCAGGAGCCCCCCGTTGCTGAAAAACCTGCGCAGAAGCCGGCCACCACACGTCAAGAGCCACCTAAGCCTAAGCCGGAGAAAAAACAATCGCCGGAACAGCCCAAAGCGCCTGAGACGTCCGGGGAAGTTGCGAAAACTCCCGATAAAGTAAAGGAAAAAGTGCAACCAGTAGCAACAGAGGAAGAGAAAGTGTCTACAAAAGAAGAAGCGAAGGAGGGGCAGGAGCTGATTGAGGCGAAAGCCGACCAACTGAAGGGATTGACGGTTCTTGGCAAAATTGAATTGCCATCCGAGAAGAAGGGTAAGAAAAAACCGGTTGCTTCTTCTGACGAGAACAAGAACAGAAAGAAAAGACGCCAACGTAAGCGGATTTCGAAACCAGGCGATAACAAGCAGGGCAACAACGCCAACGCCGACAACAAAGGCGGTGCTGATAACAAAGGACGCGATAATAATAATGGCGGACGTCAGCAAGGCAACGGTGGTAATGCGGGCGGAAACCGTGGTGGTGGAAACCGTGGCGGACGTGGTAATTTCCAAGGAGGCCAAGGTGGTCGCAGAGGCCCTGGTGGCCAAGGCGGACCTGGTGGAGCTAGACGTAGGGGCCCAGGAGGTCGCAGACAGCAAACTCCACAGACGGCGGAACTTACCGACAAGCAGATTCAGGAACAAATCAAACAAACGCTTGCCAAGCTCAGCGGTGGTGGACCTAAGAAAGGTGGCCGTGGAGCAGCGAGCCGTTCCAAATATCGTAAAGACAAGCGTGACCGTAGAGCCGAGGCCCATGAGGAGCGCATGCTCCAGGAGGAGAAGGACGCAAGAGTATTGCAGGTAACCGAGTTTATCTCGGCCAGCGACTTGGCATCTCTGATGGACGTGTCTGTCAACGATATCATTTCGACCTGCATGTCGATGGGAATGTTCGTTTCCATCAACCAGCGTCTCGATGCTGAATCGATATCTTTGATCGCCGACGAGTTCGGATTTGACGTGAACTTTAACTCTGCCGAAGACGAGATCGACGTAGAGGAAGTTGAAGATAAGGAAGACGAGTTGATTCCGAGAGCGCCAATCGTGACCATCATGGGACACGTTGACCACGGTAAGACATCTTTGCTTGACTATATCCGTAGCGCCAAGGTAATCGATACCGAGGCCGGTGGTATCACGCAGCACATCGGTGCTTACGACGTGATGACCGACAGCGGAAAACGTGTCGCTTTCCTTGATACACCGGGTCACGAAGCCTTTACGGCCATGCGTGCTCGCGGTGCGAAAGTGACCGACGTGGTAGTTATCGTGGTTGCGGCCGACGACAACGTCATGCCTCAGACTAAGGAAGCTATCAACCACGCCCAAGTGGCTGGTGTGCCGATCGTAATTGCGATCAACAAAGTGGATAAGCCGAATGCGAATCCGGAGAAAATCCGTGAGGAGCTCGCAAATATTAACCTTTTGGTTGAAGACTGGGGCGGTAAATACCAGTGTCAGGAAATTTCGGCCAAAACTGGTCAGGGTGTTGACGACCTGTTGGAGAAAATCCTCCTTGAGGCCGAAGTACTCGAATTGACCGCTAACCCGGATAAGAAAGCCGTAGGTACAGTAGTGGAAGCGTCGCTCGACAAAGGTCGCGGCTATGTTGCTACAATGCTTGTGCAGGGCGGTACGCTGAAAGTCGGAGACGTTATGTTGGCTGGCCAGCACTTCGGTAAAGTGAAAGCGATGTTTGACCATTTGGGAACTCGCCTTCAGGAAGCGCCTCCAGCTACGCCGGTACAGGTGCTCGGACTTGACGGAGCGCCACAAGCGGGTGACCGTTTCAACGTGATGGAAACTGACCGTGAAGCAAGGGAAATCGCTAACAAACGTGAGCAGATCATCCGTGAGCAAAGCATCAGAACCAAGAAGCACATTACACTTGACGAGATCGGACGTCGTTTGGCGATCGGATCGTTTAAAGAGCTTAACGTTATCGTTAAAGGTGATGTGGACGGTTCTGTGGAAGCCCTTTCGGATTCGTTGCTGAAGCTTTCTACCGAGGAAGTACAGGTGAACATCATCCACAAGGCGGTGGGACAGATCTCGGAATCGGACGTTCTTTTGGCCTCGGCCTCAGACGCCATCGTGATCGGTTTCCAAGTTCGTCCTTCGATGGGAGCCAGAAAACTTGCCGAGCAGGAGCAGATCGAAATCCGCTTGTACTCGATTATCTACGACGCCATCAACGAACTCAAGGATGCCATGGAAGGTATGCTTGATCCTGAGATGGAAGAGGTTATCACTGGTAACATCGAGGTTCGCGAAGTCTTCAAGATCTCGAAAGTCGGTACGGTTGCGGGTTGCTACGTTACCGAAGGTTTCATCAAGCGTAATAACCAAATCCGCTTGATCCGCGACGGTATCGTGACTTACACTGGCGACATCGGACAGCTGAAGCGTTTCAAAGACGATGTTTCTGAAGTGAAGAACAACTACGAATGTGGTTTGAGCATCAAGAACTTCAATGACATCAAAGTTGGTGACGTGATCGAAGGT
- the rimP gene encoding ribosome maturation factor RimP, which translates to MKQEELKSLIRELAEGLLDNEEYFVVGVVFGSAPGSVSVRILLDGDNGISIDECGKLSRALGDVIEERELFAGKYVLEVSTPGIDYPLEGLRRYRKNIGRVLKVTFLDKEEKPAKGELLAVDEDSITINEEIKEKGKGKKVTFAEKTIPFAAIEQAKVVISF; encoded by the coding sequence ATGAAGCAGGAAGAGCTCAAATCATTGATCCGCGAACTGGCCGAAGGCTTGTTGGATAACGAGGAATATTTTGTCGTTGGTGTGGTGTTCGGCTCCGCGCCCGGTAGCGTGTCGGTCAGGATCTTGCTCGATGGCGACAACGGCATTAGCATTGACGAGTGCGGCAAGCTTAGTCGTGCTTTGGGCGACGTTATCGAGGAACGTGAACTTTTTGCCGGAAAATACGTGCTGGAAGTTTCCACTCCCGGAATCGATTACCCTCTGGAAGGCCTCAGACGATACCGCAAGAACATCGGGCGGGTGCTGAAAGTTACCTTTTTGGATAAGGAGGAAAAGCCTGCTAAAGGCGAACTTTTGGCCGTGGACGAAGACTCCATAACGATTAATGAGGAAATAAAGGAGAAAGGTAAGGGGAAAAAGGTTACATTTGCGGAGAAGACGATCCCTTTCGCGGCTATTGAGCAGGCTAAAGTAGTAATCTCATTCTAA
- a CDS encoding M28 family peptidase: protein MMRTFNNFFKSGISKAIIVLLLAGLAACGAKTKKNENISSEPAQTLKPAPAFNADSAYAFIQKQVDFGPRIPNTPEHRQCRAYLASKLKQYGATVTEQNFEANTYDGTKLYLTNIIGKLFPERKKRILLSAHWDTRPFADKDKNEPMARFDGADDGGSGVGVILEIARILQANPETLNVGVDIVFFDGEDWGEPENYKGKRDYNQIFWCLGSQYWAKEAAASRYSAFYGINLDMVGAKDAKFLKEGTSSQFAPSILRKVWKTAKKLNYSHYFVNKKAFAVTDDHQFVNTIAKIPAIDIINYDGNDFGAYHHTVNDNMEIISKETLKAVGQTVTQVLYDEK from the coding sequence ATGATGAGAACATTTAACAACTTTTTCAAATCGGGAATAAGCAAGGCGATTATCGTCTTGCTTTTGGCCGGACTGGCCGCTTGTGGCGCCAAAACCAAAAAGAACGAGAACATCTCGTCGGAACCGGCACAGACGCTGAAGCCAGCCCCCGCCTTCAACGCCGATTCGGCTTACGCTTTTATCCAGAAACAAGTCGATTTCGGCCCCAGAATCCCAAACACTCCGGAGCATCGCCAATGCCGAGCCTACCTTGCTTCCAAACTCAAGCAATACGGCGCCACGGTAACTGAGCAAAACTTCGAAGCCAACACTTACGACGGCACGAAACTCTACCTGACCAACATCATCGGCAAGTTATTTCCCGAAAGGAAAAAAAGAATCTTGCTGTCGGCGCACTGGGACACGCGCCCGTTCGCCGACAAGGACAAAAACGAGCCGATGGCCAGATTCGACGGCGCTGACGACGGCGGAAGTGGCGTAGGCGTAATTCTGGAAATTGCCAGGATTTTGCAAGCGAACCCCGAAACGCTAAACGTGGGGGTTGACATCGTTTTCTTTGACGGGGAAGATTGGGGAGAGCCCGAAAATTATAAAGGCAAACGAGACTACAACCAGATTTTCTGGTGCTTGGGCTCACAATATTGGGCAAAAGAAGCCGCCGCTAGCCGTTATTCCGCTTTTTACGGCATCAACTTGGATATGGTGGGTGCCAAAGACGCCAAATTCCTTAAGGAGGGAACCTCATCGCAATTTGCGCCGAGCATTTTGCGGAAAGTATGGAAAACGGCGAAAAAGCTGAACTACAGCCATTATTTCGTTAACAAAAAGGCTTTTGCCGTAACTGATGACCACCAGTTCGTTAACACAATTGCCAAGATCCCGGCTATCGACATCATTAACTATGACGGCAATGATTTCGGAGCCTATCACCATACGGTGAACGACAATATGGAGATTATCAGTAAAGAGACCTTGAAAGCCGTTGGCCAAACGGTGACGCAAGTTCTTTATGATGAAAAATAA
- the nusA gene encoding transcription termination factor NusA, whose product MDSATLIESFADFAKKKNIDRPTMIRILEDVFKTMIRKKYNYDDNFDVIVNSEKGDLEIWRFREIVDDNSEDIWDHDKISLSEAKKIEPDFEIGEEVAEEIKLEDFGRRAVLTARQTLLQKVKDLEKDLLFQKYKERVGEVVVAEVYQVLGREVLLIDNDNNELSLPKNEQIQKDRFRKGDSVRAIVHKVETTNGNPKIVLSRTAPSFLERLFENEVPEIFDGLITIKKIVREPGERAKVAVESYDERIDPVGACVGMKGSRIHSIVRELKNENIDVINYTDNLELFISRALSPAKVVRMEANEDSGRVAVFMKPDQVSLAIGKGGHNIRLASKLVDKEIDVYRENEGGADEDVLLSEFSDEIDQWIIDELKRVGLDTAMSVLALSGEELMRRTDLEEETIEEIIKILKQEFE is encoded by the coding sequence ATGGATAGCGCAACGCTGATCGAATCATTTGCTGATTTTGCGAAGAAAAAGAACATCGACCGTCCTACGATGATTCGCATTCTCGAAGACGTCTTCAAGACGATGATTCGGAAAAAATATAATTACGACGACAATTTTGACGTTATCGTCAACTCGGAGAAAGGTGACCTCGAGATCTGGCGTTTCCGCGAAATCGTGGACGACAATTCCGAGGATATCTGGGACCATGACAAAATCAGTCTTTCGGAGGCCAAGAAAATCGAGCCCGATTTCGAAATCGGAGAAGAGGTGGCCGAAGAGATCAAGCTTGAGGATTTCGGTCGCAGAGCCGTTCTTACGGCCCGGCAGACGCTTCTTCAGAAGGTTAAGGATCTTGAGAAAGACCTTCTTTTCCAGAAATATAAGGAGCGTGTAGGGGAAGTTGTGGTAGCTGAGGTTTATCAGGTGCTTGGTCGCGAGGTATTGTTGATCGACAATGATAACAACGAGCTTTCGTTGCCAAAGAACGAGCAAATCCAAAAAGACCGCTTCCGTAAGGGAGATTCTGTAAGGGCCATCGTTCACAAAGTGGAAACCACTAACGGCAACCCGAAAATTGTTCTGTCGCGTACGGCGCCGTCATTCCTTGAAAGACTTTTCGAAAACGAGGTTCCGGAGATCTTCGACGGATTGATTACGATCAAGAAAATCGTTCGTGAGCCGGGCGAGCGCGCCAAAGTGGCCGTTGAGTCTTACGACGAGCGTATCGATCCTGTAGGTGCCTGTGTAGGTATGAAAGGTTCACGGATTCACAGTATCGTTCGTGAATTGAAGAACGAGAACATTGACGTGATTAACTACACGGACAACTTGGAGTTGTTTATCTCTAGGGCGTTGAGTCCGGCCAAAGTGGTGCGTATGGAAGCCAACGAAGACTCTGGTCGCGTGGCCGTGTTCATGAAGCCGGACCAAGTGTCCTTGGCTATCGGAAAAGGCGGACACAATATTCGTTTGGCGAGTAAGCTTGTCGATAAGGAAATCGACGTTTACCGTGAAAACGAAGGAGGGGCAGACGAAGACGTGTTGCTCAGCGAATTCTCTGATGAGATTGATCAGTGGATCATCGACGAGCTCAAGCGTGTCGGTCTCGATACGGCTATGAGTGTGTTGGCCCTGAGTGGCGAAGAGCTCATGAGGCGAACAGACCTCGAAGAGGAAACCATAGAGGAAATAATTAAGATACTCAAACAAGAGTTTGAATAA
- the cysS gene encoding cysteine--tRNA ligase — MLKELRIQNTLTKKKELFEPVSAPHVGMYACGPTVYSDVHLGNIRTFLSFDIVYRYLQHLGYKVRYVRNITDVGHLVSDADEGEDKIAKKAKTENIEPMQVVQRYTNGFHQVAETMNLLPPDIEPQATGHIIEQIELTQTLLDKGLAYESEGSVYFDIEKYSELGHSYGILSGRKVEDLLETTRELDGQNEKRNKADFALWKKASPEHIMRWNSPWSVGFPGWHLECSVMSTKYLGDKFDIHGGGMDLKFPHHECEIAQCVGAHGESPAKYWMHTNMLTVNGTKMSKSKGNSFLPEELFTGNHPVLDEGYSPMTVRFFMLQSHYSSTLDFSNEALKAARKGYRKLANGLRLAEKLEFVTEEGVELNEKAIKQVEGICDNCYRAMNDDFNTPKTIAHLFNLLKKINSVDTGQLKPSALGEETFKRMIDTFLSFSQDVLGFKIEKPDQFDGLLDIVLKLYKEAKENKEYDKVDEIRGEMKEKGIVIKDMKTRIDWAYDENI, encoded by the coding sequence ATGCTTAAAGAATTGAGAATTCAGAATACGCTTACCAAGAAAAAGGAGCTTTTCGAGCCTGTTTCGGCGCCCCACGTGGGGATGTACGCATGCGGGCCCACCGTATATAGTGACGTGCATTTGGGCAACATCCGCACGTTTCTCAGTTTTGACATCGTTTACCGTTACCTTCAGCATTTGGGCTACAAAGTGCGCTATGTCCGTAACATAACGGACGTGGGGCACTTGGTCAGCGACGCCGACGAAGGCGAAGACAAAATCGCAAAAAAAGCCAAAACGGAGAATATCGAGCCGATGCAAGTGGTTCAGCGCTACACCAACGGCTTTCACCAAGTGGCGGAAACGATGAACCTTTTGCCTCCGGACATCGAACCGCAGGCTACCGGCCACATCATCGAGCAGATTGAGCTTACGCAGACACTGTTGGACAAAGGTTTAGCTTACGAATCTGAAGGCTCCGTTTATTTCGATATTGAAAAGTATTCGGAACTCGGGCACAGCTACGGAATACTGTCCGGCCGCAAAGTGGAAGACTTGCTGGAAACCACCCGCGAGCTTGACGGCCAAAACGAAAAACGCAACAAAGCCGATTTCGCCCTTTGGAAAAAAGCGTCTCCCGAGCACATCATGCGCTGGAACTCGCCTTGGAGCGTCGGCTTCCCCGGCTGGCACTTGGAATGCTCCGTGATGAGCACCAAATACCTCGGCGACAAATTCGACATCCATGGTGGCGGAATGGACCTGAAATTCCCGCACCACGAATGCGAAATAGCGCAATGCGTGGGCGCGCACGGCGAATCGCCGGCCAAATACTGGATGCATACGAACATGCTGACTGTCAACGGCACGAAAATGAGTAAGTCGAAAGGCAACTCGTTTTTGCCCGAGGAACTTTTCACCGGCAACCATCCTGTATTGGACGAAGGCTACAGCCCGATGACCGTACGTTTCTTTATGTTGCAGTCGCATTATTCCAGCACGCTGGATTTCTCAAACGAAGCTCTGAAAGCGGCCAGAAAAGGCTACCGCAAACTGGCGAACGGACTCCGTTTGGCCGAGAAACTCGAATTTGTAACGGAAGAAGGCGTAGAGTTAAACGAAAAGGCGATCAAGCAAGTAGAAGGTATCTGCGACAACTGCTACAGAGCCATGAACGATGATTTCAACACACCGAAAACCATCGCCCATCTCTTCAACCTTCTCAAGAAAATCAACTCGGTGGACACCGGTCAGCTGAAACCTTCGGCTTTGGGCGAAGAGACATTCAAGCGGATGATCGACACTTTCCTTTCGTTCAGCCAGGACGTTCTCGGTTTCAAAATCGAAAAGCCTGACCAGTTCGACGGACTGCTTGACATCGTGCTGAAACTTTACAAAGAAGCAAAAGAGAATAAGGAATATGACAAAGTGGACGAGATCAGGGGAGAAATGAAAGAGAAAGGGATCGTCATCAAAGACATGAAAACCAGAATTGACTGGGCATATGATGAGAACATTTAA